The following coding sequences are from one Panicum hallii strain FIL2 chromosome 5, PHallii_v3.1, whole genome shotgun sequence window:
- the LOC112894977 gene encoding uncharacterized protein LOC112894977 codes for MGVSTADLSAPTRSGNLSGCMAVASSSSATTWPRAEKNRGAAGAVRRAQLVLSRDAGWCGLRAWRRLLRRLAQETKCICSSPTAATGRPITFGYDAASYAKNFDDGRITAPRRAAPVVAAANGADNSSGN; via the coding sequence ATGGGCGTGAGCACTGCTGACTTGTCCGCGCCAACCCGCTCCGGCAACCTCTCGGGGTGCATGGCcgtggcctcctcctcctccgccactACGTGGCCGCGCGCAGAAAAGAaccgcggcgccgccggcgccgttcGACGCGCGCAGCTCGTTCTGTCGCGCGACGCCGGCTGGTGCGGGCTACGCGCGTGGCGGCGGCTGCTCAGGCGGCTGGCGCAGGAGACCAAGTGCATCTGCAGCTCCCCGACGGCGGCCACGGGCAGGCCCATCACGTTCGGCTACGACGCCGCCAGCTACGCCAAGAACTTCGACGACGGCCGCAtcaccgcgccgcgccgcgccgcccccgtcgtcgccgccgccaatGGCGCCGATAATTCGAGCGGCAACTGA
- the LOC112894770 gene encoding GDSL esterase/lipase At4g10955-like, protein MACAAAMPIDLSPAPKAVAAGNLKAVEEEDEEVEVEGGGCGGGAVVVAASDAEAEGHPYDFHVSGPRNLPPPNWKEIIRSSWKDPNYKRMVMACFIQAVYLLELDRQDQKGEDDGLAPKWWKPFKYKVTQALVDERDGSIYGAVLEWDRSSALSDFILIRPSGAPRAVLALRGTLLQKPTMKRDLQDDLRFLVWESLKGSVRYVGALAALKSAVEKFGSANVCVAGHSLGAGFALQICKELAKQGVFVECHLFNPPSVSLAMGVRSMSEKASYLWKKVKASLPLKEEATTPLESTEEEASDKKRLRAEKKWVPHLYVNNSDYICCHYNAPCPSAADGASDEQQQQQRKASEIAGDVVAKLFVTSKGPQKFLEAHGLEQWWSDGMELQLALYDSKLINRQLKSIYTAAAVSSPAKS, encoded by the exons ATGGCTTGCGCCGCCGCGATGCCGATCGACTTGTCCCCCGCGCccaaggcggtggcggcggggaaTTTGAAGGCGgtcgaggaggaggatgaggaggtggaggtggagggagGAGGGTGCGGCGGAGGGGCCGTGGTGGTGGCCGCGTCggacgcggaggcggagggccACCCCTACGATTTCCACGTGTCCGGGCCGCGCAACCTGCCGCCGCCTAACTGGAAGGAGATAATCAGATCGAGCTG GAAGGATCCAAATTACAAAAGAATGGTAATGGCATGCTTCATTCAAGCAGTCTACCTGCTTGAACTGGACAGGCAAGATCAGAAAGGAGAAGATGATGGACTTGCTCCAAAATGGTGGAAGCCCTTCAAGTATAAGGTCACGCAGGCATTGGTGGATGAGAGAGATGGTTCTATCTATGGTGCTGTGCTTGAGTGGGATCGTTCTTCTGCCTTGTCTGACTTCATCCTCATAAGACCAAGTGGAGCACCGAGGGCTGTTTTAGCTCTCAGAGGAACACTGCTGCAGAAGCCAACCATGAAGAGAGACCTGCAGGATGATCTTCGTTTCTTGGTATGGGAGAGCCTTAAAGGTTCAGTGAGATATGTTGGTGCTTTAGCAGCGCTGAAGTCAGCAGTTGAGAAATTTGGCAGCGCCAATGTTTGTGTTGCTGGGCACTCCTTGGGAGCTGGCTTTGCCCTTCAAATCTGCAAAGAGCTTGCCAAGCAAGGAGTTTTCGTGGAGTGTCATCTTTTTAATCCACCCTCTGTTTCACTGGCCATGGGTGTAAGGAGCATGAGTGAGAAGGCCAGTTATCTGTGGAAGAAAGTCAAAGCAAGCCTGCCATTGAAGGAAGAAGCAACAACACCCCTTGAGAGTACCGAGGAGGAGGCAAGCGACAAGAAGAGATTGCGCGCCGAGAAGAAATGGGTGCCACATTTATATGTCAACAACAGTGATTACATCTGCTGCCATTACAATGCTCCTTGTCCCTCAGCAGCAGACGGTGCTTCCGatgaacagcagcagcagcaacgcaAGGCAAGTGAGATTGCCGGTGATGTTGTTGCAAAGCTCTTTGTGACATCAAAAGGCCCGCAGAAGTTCCTTGAGGCACATGGGCTGGAGCAATGGTGGTCGGATGGCATGGAGCTGCAGCTGGCTCTATATGACAGCAAGCTCATAAACAGGCAGCTGAAATCCATCTACACAGCAGCTGCAGTGTCATCTCCTGCCAAGTCGTAG
- the LOC112891603 gene encoding uncharacterized protein LOC112891603: protein MGRRPRKRRRRHPAAAAGEGPDCFSHLNEDLLRSILSRIPTRSAAMLAAVSRHFRKEIPPLLERVDSLTLHEPHAHPPLRTTPPLILRRLALAPHRAIPPSSFRPILDDAAQHGLSELAFRLTRRKRLPRNVLSVKSLAVLDLDTCAVPAWSHVACPCLRTLRLHRVAIRQEIINKILASASCLDTLEMVYCTGLGTGSGGGCTVESSSVRNLVFRPTLKLAQTTIRASALRTVTLYTRGKVKRLELAPAPEVRKAYLHIAKALTTQESFRVRPFLDAGVRLECLTLRGHAMKVLSSEYEDIPELTVMFQDLRILSVSLDLSSAQETVFLLKLLESCPNLQKFSLLAAGTDNDKYLPPFTGHKEKLASISCLTTSLVEFKFRGFRPQQYQKELMVFLLTQGKKLKKVEVEFEKGQADAVKKILSVKRAPIKTTSSKYGSHYMVLDYS, encoded by the exons ATGGGCCGCCGCCCccgcaagcgccgccgccgtcaccccgcggccgcggccggggagGGTCCCGACTGCTTTTCCCACCTCAACGAGGACCTCCTCCGCAGCATCCTCTCCCGCATCCCTACCCGCTCCGCCGCCATGCTCGCCGCCGTGTCCCGCCACTTCCGCAAGGAGATCCCCCCGCTCCTCGAACGCGTCGACTCGCTCACCCTCCACGAGCCCCACGCCCACCCCCCTCTGCGGACCACCCCGCCGCTCATCCTCCGCCGCCTCGCTCTCGCCCCGCACCGCGCCATCCCGCCCTCGTCCTTCCGCCCGATCCTCGACGATGCCGCCCAGCACGGCCTCTCCGAGCTTGCCTTCCGCCTCACACGCCGCAAGCGGCTGCCCAGGAACGTGCTGTCCGTGAAATCCCTCGCCGTGCTCGACCTCGATACATGCGCCGTGCCTGCGTGGTCCCACGTCGCGTGCCCCTGCCTCCGCACCCTCAGGCTCCACCGCGTAGCCATCCGCCAGGAGATCATCAACAAAATCCTCGCCTCCGCGTCATGCCTGGACACGCTCGAGATGGTGTACTGCACGGGTCTCGGTacgggcagtggcggcggctgcACGGTGGAGTCGTCATCCGTAAGGAACCTCGTGTTCAGGCCGACGCTGAAGCTAGCGCAGACCACAATTAGAGCGTCGGCGCTGAGAACGGTGACCCTGTACACGCGGGGTAAGGTGAAGAGACTGGAGCTGGCGCCTGCACCGGAGGTCAGGAAGGCGTACCTGCACATCGCCAAAGCGCTGACAACACAGGAGTCGTTCAGGGTTCGTCCGTTCCTTGATGCTGGTGTGAGGCTGGAGTGCCTCACGCTTAGAGGCCACGCTATGAAG gtGTTATCATCTGAATATGAAGATATTCCAGAGTTGACTGTTATGTTTCAAGATTTGAGGATACTGTCAGTGAGCTTAGATCTCTCAAGCGCACAAGAAACTGTTTTCCTGCTAAAGCTGCTTGAGAGTTGCCCTAACCTACAGAAATTCAGTCTTTTG GCTGCTGGAACAGACAATGACAAGTATCTGCCCCCTTTCACCGGTCACAAGGAGAAGCTGGCGAGTATATCTTGCCTGACTACCAGCTTGGTGGAATTCAAGTTTCGTGGGTTCAGGCCTCAACAATATCAAAAGGAACTGATGGTTTTTCTGCTAACCCAAGGAAAGAAGCTCAAGAAGGTGGAGGTGGAGTTTGAGAAGGGCCAAGCAGATGCTGTGAAGAAGATTCTTTCTGTTAAAAGAGCACCGATTAAGACGACATCTAGCAAGTATGGAAGCCACTACATGGTGTTGGATTATTCTTGA